A single region of the Coleofasciculus chthonoplastes PCC 7420 genome encodes:
- a CDS encoding TIGR04168 family protein codes for MTSHNQPSIKIAVVGDVHDQWEAQDAIALQSLGVDLVLFVGDFGNESVGVVEQVAAVDLPKAVILGNHDAWYSASAWGRKKCPYNRQQQNWLQDQLEALGDAHVGYGYLDFPELQLSVVGGRPFSWGGSAWKNQDFYRDWYGVNSFEESVERIVAAAQATDYNRILFLGHNGPTGLGEEAESPCGRDWHPLGGDHGDPDFEAAIAQVQALGKQIPLVTFGHMHHRLRHTTKRLRTIVTTSSEETVYLNSASVPRIVQTETDRLRNFSLVSLEAGGVASISLVWVGNDYSVVLEEFLYRRPQPVGGQFVSRHSP; via the coding sequence ATGACCAGTCATAATCAGCCATCTATTAAAATTGCCGTCGTTGGTGATGTTCACGATCAGTGGGAAGCCCAAGACGCGATCGCACTCCAAAGCTTGGGGGTTGACTTGGTGCTGTTTGTCGGGGATTTTGGCAACGAGTCAGTGGGGGTTGTGGAGCAAGTGGCTGCGGTTGATCTGCCCAAAGCAGTAATTCTGGGAAATCATGACGCTTGGTATAGCGCATCGGCTTGGGGACGGAAAAAATGTCCATACAACCGTCAACAGCAAAATTGGTTACAGGATCAGTTAGAGGCGCTCGGAGATGCCCATGTGGGTTACGGATATCTGGACTTTCCCGAACTTCAACTTTCGGTAGTCGGCGGGCGTCCGTTTAGTTGGGGCGGATCAGCTTGGAAAAATCAAGACTTCTATCGGGATTGGTATGGGGTCAACAGTTTTGAGGAGTCCGTTGAACGAATTGTCGCCGCCGCCCAAGCCACAGACTACAACAGAATTCTTTTTTTAGGTCACAATGGACCAACGGGGTTAGGTGAGGAAGCCGAATCGCCTTGTGGGAGGGACTGGCATCCCTTGGGCGGCGATCATGGAGACCCCGATTTTGAAGCCGCGATCGCGCAAGTTCAGGCACTGGGAAAACAGATTCCTTTGGTTACGTTCGGTCACATGCATCACCGATTACGCCACACAACTAAGCGATTGCGAACGATTGTCACAACCAGTTCAGAGGAAACCGTGTATCTGAATTCAGCCAGTGTACCCCGAATTGTGCAAACGGAAACAGACCGACTGCGGAATTTTTCCCTGGTGTCTCTGGAAGCGGGTGGGGTTGCTTCAATTTCTCTCGTTTGGGTGGGAAATGACTATTCTGTCGTATTAGAAGAGTTTCTCTATCGGCGTCCTCAACCCGTTGGCGGACAATTTGTTTCCAGACACTCGCCATGA
- a CDS encoding choice-of-anchor W domain-containing protein, with protein MNVIHNKLVATTLAAGASVLGFGMLSQPAAAIDLTFVHEGDTVPEGWTNLNWTVEGRAGAKGKADWEFSTKEDDIHKTVEQLQWNWQNGQEVPWLLNWDGNTVSFTLGGQTIAFYQESPPAKSLDGFYLWTRATTKSGTVDPGTKIFLEVNEVNGIEVDPVSSLATALVGEGNTTITKNYFASDTSITSLSGIANMSWLEGSPNPNLANARSRVGLKIEGFSYASVPEPGAVAGLVAIGMFGVTSVLRRKKA; from the coding sequence ATGAACGTTATACACAACAAGCTAGTCGCCACAACGTTAGCAGCTGGAGCCTCTGTCCTGGGTTTTGGCATGTTATCTCAACCTGCTGCGGCGATTGATTTAACCTTCGTACACGAGGGTGACACTGTTCCCGAAGGCTGGACTAACTTGAACTGGACGGTGGAAGGGAGAGCAGGAGCTAAAGGCAAAGCTGACTGGGAGTTTTCCACCAAAGAAGATGATATCCATAAAACTGTTGAGCAATTGCAGTGGAATTGGCAGAATGGTCAAGAGGTGCCATGGCTTTTAAATTGGGATGGGAATACCGTTTCCTTTACCCTAGGTGGGCAAACCATTGCGTTCTACCAAGAAAGTCCACCCGCGAAGTCTTTGGATGGGTTTTACCTCTGGACACGAGCGACAACGAAATCGGGTACAGTCGATCCGGGTACGAAAATTTTTCTGGAAGTCAACGAGGTGAATGGAATCGAGGTTGATCCAGTGTCTAGTTTAGCTACTGCACTTGTAGGTGAGGGGAACACCACTATCACAAAGAACTATTTTGCCAGTGATACCTCAATTACCTCGCTTTCGGGGATTGCCAATATGAGTTGGCTAGAGGGTTCTCCGAATCCTAACCTAGCGAATGCTCGTTCGCGAGTTGGCTTGAAAATTGAAGGGTTTTCTTATGCTTCAGTACCGGAACCCGGTGCAGTTGCAGGACTAGTCGCTATTGGGATGTTCGGTGTCACTTCTGTACTACGGCGTAAAAAAGCTTAG
- a CDS encoding metallophosphoesterase family protein gives MQFVSDPPIAEKIQQMKQRVRWQDPLILERDIDQTRLVLDDDKPDHPEFSFLVIGDTGFGSHKQHDPQRKIVEMMLNHRDDCRFVLHTGDVVYQVGSSEYYPKNFIKPYREFLVDGDSHHKISYDKMVFNLPFLTIPGNHDYYDLPFIYGVMAQVTWPLRHLLKTKLDLNVGWHGSHKGKAYTKAFLDYLKPLKYWGQLENHLDHHYTAKTDTGRCLRYQPGKFTRLPNRYYTFRSGGIDFFALDSNTFNSPAPIPDTREGEAFRRLLEKRGDELEAEKMQLIEASVTLDADNPEEAEQLDDLNVKLEQIDEVSLDINKQLASDEETTIDFEQLDWLRQRLIQSWQTQDVRGRVIYLHHPPYVTEATKWQQAQTWAVRRRLRQVLDAVATEVGDLAQGRPLVDLVLTGHAHCLEYLETVDTGHADSYIPWIICGGSGHSLRRQRKEGSEIMESVGFIDNNPSRLVARSHFYAGRHGHGSKKQRLYSFLRIDVLEGNPPKFRVQPFIAERCHRTWNNYSKEAFVIG, from the coding sequence ATGCAATTTGTGTCCGATCCTCCTATTGCCGAAAAAATCCAGCAGATGAAGCAGCGAGTTCGCTGGCAAGATCCATTAATTCTTGAACGGGATATTGATCAAACTCGGCTGGTATTAGACGATGACAAACCCGATCATCCAGAGTTTTCCTTTTTAGTCATCGGTGATACAGGTTTTGGGTCTCATAAACAACATGATCCACAACGCAAAATTGTGGAAATGATGCTAAATCACCGCGATGACTGCCGCTTTGTATTGCATACCGGTGACGTGGTGTATCAGGTTGGTTCGAGTGAATATTATCCCAAAAACTTTATCAAACCGTACCGCGAGTTTCTCGTCGATGGCGACTCTCACCATAAAATTTCTTATGACAAAATGGTGTTTAATCTTCCCTTCCTCACCATCCCTGGAAATCACGATTACTACGACTTACCCTTCATCTACGGTGTGATGGCACAGGTAACTTGGCCCCTGCGCCACCTGTTGAAAACTAAACTCGATCTGAATGTCGGTTGGCACGGATCACATAAGGGTAAAGCTTACACCAAGGCATTCCTGGACTATCTAAAGCCGTTGAAGTATTGGGGACAGTTGGAAAATCATTTAGACCACCACTATACGGCGAAAACAGATACAGGACGTTGCTTGCGCTACCAACCTGGAAAGTTTACCCGCTTACCGAACCGTTATTATACGTTCCGTAGTGGCGGAATTGACTTTTTTGCCCTTGATTCCAATACCTTTAATTCCCCCGCACCGATTCCAGATACGCGAGAAGGGGAAGCCTTTCGCCGCCTTTTAGAAAAGCGAGGGGATGAATTAGAAGCCGAAAAAATGCAACTTATAGAAGCCTCGGTTACCCTGGATGCGGATAACCCGGAAGAGGCGGAACAGCTTGATGATTTGAATGTGAAATTAGAGCAAATTGATGAAGTAAGCCTGGATATTAATAAACAATTGGCATCGGATGAAGAAACCACGATTGATTTTGAACAATTGGACTGGCTGCGACAACGGCTAATCCAGTCTTGGCAGACTCAAGACGTAAGAGGACGGGTGATTTACCTGCATCATCCTCCTTATGTAACCGAAGCCACGAAATGGCAACAGGCACAAACATGGGCAGTTCGTCGCCGCCTGCGCCAAGTTTTGGATGCTGTGGCGACGGAGGTGGGTGATTTAGCCCAGGGGCGTCCTTTGGTGGATTTGGTGCTAACCGGTCATGCCCACTGTTTAGAATATCTAGAAACGGTGGATACTGGACATGCAGATTCTTATATTCCCTGGATTATCTGCGGTGGGAGTGGTCATAGTTTACGCCGTCAACGCAAAGAAGGGTCAGAGATTATGGAATCCGTTGGGTTTATTGACAATAATCCCTCCCGTTTGGTGGCGCGATCGCACTTTTATGCGGGACGCCATGGTCATGGTTCTAAAAAGCAGCGACTCTATTCATTTTTACGAATTGATGTTTTAGAGGGGAATCCGCCTAAGTTCCGAGTTCAACCATTTATTGCTGAACGATGTCACCGAACGTGGAATAATTATTCTAAGGAAGCGTTTGTTATTGGTTAG
- a CDS encoding AtzE family amidohydrolase has product MTFNWRQADAVGIATAVYQGEITASAIARDCLAQIDTRNPSLNCFTAVTADTAIAKAERVDQAISRGEFPGVLAGVPFAVKNLFDVAGLTTLAGSKINAENPPANHDATAVTRLKQAGAVLVGALNMDEYAYGFVTVNSHYGATPNPHDPTRVSGGSSGGSAASVATGLVPLTLGSDTNGSIRVPAALCGIFGLKPTYGRLSRAGAILFSSSLDHIGPFARSIRDIATAFDILQGSDERDPVCTQRPPEPCLPQLEKGIEGLRIAVAGEYFTQGATPEALDAVAKVAQALNVTATVRIPEAHRARAAAYMITATEGANLHFANLRSRPQDFDPATRDRFLAGALIPASWYIQAQRFRQWYRQRVQELFQTVDIILAPTTPCVAPRIDQDTMVIGGEEILVRPNLGLFTQPLSFIGLPVLSVPVKSSNSLPLGVQIIAAPDHEAMILRVAAVLEGKEL; this is encoded by the coding sequence ATGACTTTTAATTGGAGACAAGCCGACGCTGTGGGAATAGCTACGGCGGTTTATCAGGGTGAAATAACCGCCAGTGCGATCGCGCGGGATTGTTTGGCACAGATTGATACCCGTAATCCTAGCTTAAATTGTTTTACCGCCGTTACCGCTGATACAGCAATAGCCAAGGCGGAACGGGTGGATCAGGCGATTAGCCGAGGAGAATTTCCCGGTGTTTTGGCGGGAGTTCCGTTTGCGGTGAAGAATTTATTTGATGTTGCGGGATTAACCACCCTAGCCGGATCAAAAATTAATGCCGAAAATCCCCCAGCTAACCACGATGCTACCGCCGTTACCCGACTTAAGCAAGCGGGGGCGGTGCTGGTGGGAGCGTTAAATATGGATGAATATGCTTATGGCTTTGTGACGGTTAATAGCCATTATGGGGCAACTCCGAACCCTCATGATCCGACTCGCGTTTCCGGTGGATCATCGGGGGGTTCCGCCGCTTCAGTCGCCACCGGATTAGTTCCCCTTACTTTGGGTTCCGATACTAATGGTTCAATCCGGGTTCCGGCTGCATTGTGCGGGATTTTTGGCTTAAAACCCACTTACGGGCGTTTATCCAGGGCGGGGGCGATTTTATTTTCCAGTAGTTTAGACCATATTGGTCCGTTTGCCCGGTCAATCCGGGATATTGCTACCGCGTTTGATATCCTTCAAGGAAGCGATGAACGTGATCCCGTCTGTACACAACGTCCTCCAGAACCTTGTTTACCGCAACTAGAAAAGGGAATTGAAGGATTACGGATTGCGGTAGCGGGGGAGTATTTTACTCAAGGCGCTACCCCAGAAGCCTTAGATGCTGTCGCCAAAGTCGCCCAAGCGCTGAATGTCACTGCTACCGTTAGGATACCGGAAGCACATCGGGCAAGAGCGGCGGCTTATATGATTACGGCTACAGAAGGCGCTAACTTACATTTTGCCAACTTGCGATCGCGTCCACAAGATTTTGACCCCGCCACGCGCGATCGGTTTTTAGCAGGGGCTTTAATTCCCGCCTCCTGGTACATTCAGGCGCAACGGTTTCGCCAATGGTATCGCCAAAGGGTGCAGGAACTTTTTCAGACAGTAGATATTATTCTCGCACCAACTACCCCTTGTGTCGCCCCCCGCATCGATCAAGACACAATGGTAATTGGGGGAGAAGAGATATTAGTGCGCCCGAATTTGGGACTGTTTACCCAACCGTTATCGTTTATTGGATTACCTGTTTTATCGGTTCCGGTTAAGTCGTCTAATTCTCTACCCTTAGGTGTGCAAATTATTGCCGCTCCTGATCATGAAGCCATGATATTGCGCGTCGCCGCCGTATTGGAGGGGAAGGAATTATAA
- a CDS encoding carbohydrate ABC transporter permease: MSKTLGKQIWQRIWTYILLSAIALVMLFPLFWLISTSLKSSTENIWSFPPQLFPSQPTIENYIEVWQTNPFGQYIWNSCIVAILTVTFNLLFCSLAAYPLARLNFRGRDIIFAIIVSTIMIPFQIVMIPLYILMVQLGLRNSYLGIIFPSLASAFGIFLLRQAFQGVPKELEEAARIDGCSELGLWWHIMIPAVRPALVTLAIFVFIGSWSDFLWPLIVLDRPEYYTLPLGVARLAGTFSLDWRLIAAGSVISIAPVLLFFILMQRYIVPNDSGSGVKG; the protein is encoded by the coding sequence ATGAGTAAAACGCTGGGAAAACAGATTTGGCAAAGGATTTGGACGTATATCCTATTGAGTGCGATCGCGTTGGTGATGCTGTTTCCCCTCTTCTGGTTAATTAGCACATCATTGAAGTCATCCACCGAGAATATTTGGTCCTTTCCACCTCAACTGTTCCCGAGTCAACCGACAATTGAGAACTATATCGAAGTCTGGCAAACCAATCCCTTTGGTCAATATATTTGGAATAGCTGTATTGTTGCCATTCTCACGGTTACCTTCAATCTTCTCTTTTGTTCCCTCGCGGCTTATCCCTTAGCCAGACTAAATTTTCGGGGACGCGATATCATTTTCGCGATTATCGTTTCTACGATTATGATTCCCTTCCAAATCGTGATGATTCCCCTCTACATTTTGATGGTGCAGCTTGGCTTACGAAATAGTTATTTAGGCATTATTTTTCCCAGTTTAGCTTCAGCCTTTGGCATTTTCTTATTACGCCAAGCCTTTCAAGGGGTTCCTAAAGAACTCGAAGAAGCTGCCCGTATTGATGGCTGTTCGGAGTTAGGATTGTGGTGGCATATCATGATTCCCGCCGTTCGTCCGGCGTTAGTTACGTTGGCTATTTTTGTCTTTATTGGCTCATGGAGTGACTTTCTCTGGCCCCTAATTGTTCTGGATCGACCAGAATATTACACCTTACCGTTAGGCGTGGCTAGATTAGCCGGAACCTTTTCCCTAGATTGGCGTTTAATTGCCGCCGGCTCAGTGATTTCTATTGCCCCAGTTTTACTATTTTTTATCCTAATGCAACGGTATATCGTACCCAATGATAGTGGGAGTGGTGTTAAGGGGTAG
- a CDS encoding DUF29 domain-containing protein translates to MTSTSYENDFYAWTQEQANLLRTGKIHQIDWQNIAEEIEDMGRSEKRQLESRLELLVMHLLKWQFQPNLRSRSWQLTIKEQRLRLEKLFQENPSLKSSLDNALEKIYPLATLSAEKETGLSSFSETCPYTLAEILSPEFLPCKRWCRFPRDSSEG, encoded by the coding sequence ATGACTTCAACATCCTACGAAAATGACTTTTATGCTTGGACGCAAGAACAAGCAAACCTACTAAGAACTGGAAAAATCCATCAAATAGACTGGCAAAACATTGCTGAAGAAATAGAAGACATGGGACGTAGTGAAAAGCGACAACTCGAAAGCAGATTAGAACTATTGGTTATGCATTTACTCAAATGGCAATTTCAACCTAATCTGCGCTCTCGTAGTTGGCAATTAACCATTAAAGAGCAACGTCTTCGCTTAGAGAAGCTATTCCAAGAAAACCCCAGTCTCAAATCCAGTCTCGATAATGCCCTCGAAAAAATCTACCCCCTCGCTACTCTTAGCGCCGAAAAAGAAACTGGATTATCCTCATTTTCGGAAACTTGTCCTTATACCCTAGCTGAGATCTTATCCCCCGAATTTTTACCGTGCAAGCGATGGTGCAGGTTCCCTCGTGATTCATCCGAGGGATGA
- a CDS encoding 5-formyltetrahydrofolate cyclo-ligase, with translation MTKKELRRRLLKQRQAMTKEDWREKSDRVCTQLQSSSLFTQAKTILAYFSFRQEPDLHPLFTDTQHCWGFPRCVGKSLLWHSWKHGEALQTGAYGIFEPHANSPTLEPDDVDLILVPAVACDRQGYRLGYGGGFYDRLLSSAEWISKPTIGIIFDFAFLPQLPIDEWDQPLNGICTETGITIFGRLR, from the coding sequence ATGACCAAGAAAGAATTACGGCGGCGACTGCTGAAACAGCGACAAGCCATGACAAAGGAAGACTGGCGAGAAAAGAGCGATCGCGTCTGTACCCAGCTTCAGTCTTCATCCCTATTCACTCAGGCAAAAACGATCCTGGCTTATTTTAGTTTTCGCCAAGAACCCGATCTTCATCCCCTGTTTACCGATACCCAACACTGTTGGGGATTCCCTCGATGTGTTGGTAAATCTCTCCTCTGGCATAGCTGGAAACACGGAGAAGCCCTGCAAACGGGAGCTTATGGCATTTTTGAACCCCATGCCAATTCCCCCACCTTAGAACCGGATGACGTAGATTTAATCTTAGTTCCGGCGGTAGCGTGCGATCGCCAAGGCTATCGTTTAGGCTATGGGGGCGGATTTTACGATCGCTTGCTGAGTTCGGCGGAATGGATATCGAAGCCTACCATAGGAATTATCTTTGATTTTGCGTTCTTGCCTCAACTCCCTATCGATGAGTGGGATCAACCCTTAAATGGAATTTGCACAGAAACGGGAATAACGATTTTTGGTAGGCTGCGTTAG
- a CDS encoding NAD(P)H-quinone oxidoreductase subunit N → MDFATIVAQLNAGLILPEGIVVITLLLVLGIDLIAGKRSANTLPYVAIGGLLVSIVALYYRWDVAQPLAFFGGFNGDAMSIAFRGIIALSTAVTILLSIRYVQQSGTSLAEFIGILLTATLGAMCLSGANELVTIFISLETLSISSYLLTGYMKRDPRSNEAALKYLLIGASSSGVFLYGVSLLYGLSGGETTLNGIATGIASLESTPSLGILIALVFAIAGIAFKISAVPFHQWTPDVYEGSPTPVVAFLSVGSKAAGFALAIRLLVTAFPLVSEQWHFVFTALAILSLVLGNVVALTQTSMKRLLAYSSIAQAGFVMIGLIAGTDAGYASMIFYLLVYLFMNLGGFACVILFTLRTGTDQISEYAGLYQKDPLLTFGLSICLLSLGGIPPLAGFFGKIYLFWAGWQAGLYGLVLLGLIATVVSIYYYIRVLKMMVVKEPQEMSDAVKNYPEIRWNLPGMRPLQVGLVLSVVVTSLAGILSNPLFTLANNSVTNTSMLHSSVIQVQSHTQPIASIDANLSPD, encoded by the coding sequence ATGGATTTTGCTACTATTGTTGCCCAGCTTAACGCTGGACTGATTCTGCCAGAGGGAATCGTCGTGATTACCCTGTTACTGGTTTTAGGAATTGATCTGATTGCGGGTAAACGTTCTGCTAATACCCTGCCTTACGTCGCCATTGGTGGACTACTGGTTTCCATAGTCGCCCTGTACTATCGCTGGGATGTTGCCCAACCTCTAGCTTTTTTTGGCGGGTTTAATGGGGATGCCATGAGTATCGCCTTTCGCGGTATCATCGCCCTATCGACGGCGGTAACCATTTTGCTGTCGATTCGCTATGTGCAGCAGTCGGGTACCTCGTTAGCTGAGTTTATCGGCATTTTACTTACCGCTACCTTGGGGGCGATGTGTCTCAGTGGTGCGAATGAACTGGTTACCATCTTTATTTCCCTAGAAACGCTGAGTATCTCGTCGTACCTGTTGACGGGATACATGAAGCGTGATCCCCGTTCCAATGAAGCGGCGCTGAAATACCTGCTGATTGGCGCGTCGAGTTCTGGGGTTTTTCTCTATGGCGTGTCGTTGCTGTACGGCTTGTCTGGCGGCGAAACCACCTTAAATGGAATCGCTACCGGGATTGCCAGTTTAGAATCGACCCCATCCTTGGGTATTTTAATCGCTTTGGTGTTTGCGATCGCGGGAATTGCCTTTAAAATTTCTGCGGTTCCTTTCCACCAGTGGACTCCTGACGTATACGAAGGTTCTCCAACTCCCGTTGTCGCCTTCTTATCTGTCGGTTCTAAAGCCGCCGGCTTCGCCCTCGCCATTCGCTTACTGGTAACCGCGTTTCCCCTGGTTAGCGAACAATGGCACTTTGTCTTCACCGCCCTGGCTATCTTAAGTTTGGTATTAGGGAATGTGGTAGCCCTTACCCAAACCAGCATGAAACGCCTACTTGCCTATTCATCCATTGCCCAAGCTGGCTTTGTCATGATTGGTTTAATCGCGGGAACCGATGCAGGCTACGCCAGTATGATTTTCTATCTGCTGGTTTATTTGTTCATGAACCTAGGTGGTTTTGCTTGTGTGATTCTGTTTACCCTGCGAACCGGCACGGATCAAATCAGCGAATATGCGGGATTGTATCAGAAAGATCCCCTGCTGACATTTGGATTAAGTATTTGTTTACTGTCGTTAGGCGGAATTCCACCTTTAGCGGGATTCTTCGGTAAAATTTACCTGTTTTGGGCAGGTTGGCAAGCCGGATTGTATGGCTTAGTTTTGCTCGGTCTAATCGCCACTGTGGTTTCCATTTACTACTACATCCGCGTCCTCAAAATGATGGTGGTTAAAGAACCCCAAGAAATGTCCGACGCGGTGAAAAATTATCCGGAAATCCGCTGGAATTTACCCGGAATGCGTCCTTTACAAGTGGGTTTAGTCCTTTCTGTCGTCGTTACTTCTCTGGCGGGAATTTTGTCGAATCCCCTATTTACTCTTGCCAATAATTCAGTGACAAATACGTCCATGCTGCACTCTTCGGTGATCCAAGTTCAATCTCACACCCAACCGATTGCATCAATTGATGCGAATTTATCGCCAGATTGA
- a CDS encoding DUF4089 domain-containing protein, which translates to MNQESFDFGEYVDRMAELIDLPIDSEYRPGVVDNITRIAAIAQLVNEFPLPDNIEAAPVFEP; encoded by the coding sequence ATGAATCAAGAAAGCTTTGATTTTGGTGAATATGTCGATCGCATGGCAGAATTGATTGATTTGCCGATTGACTCAGAATACCGTCCTGGTGTCGTTGATAACATTACTCGAATTGCCGCGATCGCACAATTGGTGAATGAGTTTCCGTTACCGGATAATATAGAAGCCGCACCAGTCTTTGAACCATGA